A single Gadus macrocephalus chromosome 22, ASM3116895v1 DNA region contains:
- the LOC132451318 gene encoding lanosterol 14-alpha demethylase gives MAAPLYQMLFGDTVGKMSDNLTSVFLAVSVITLALGYLSKMMLQQSTSDPNVKYPPYIPSRIPFLGQAVAFGKSPIEFLEKAYEKYGSVVSFTMVGKTFTFLLGSDAASLMFNSKNEDLSAEDVYSKITTPVFGKGVAYDVPNPIFLEQKKMLKTGLNIAQFKKHVSLIEDETVEYMKRWGDSGETNLFVALSELIILTASSCLHGKEIRSMLDEKVAQLYCDLDGGFSHEAWLLPSWLPLPSFRKRDRAHREIKSMFFKAIQKRRNSSEKGDDFLQTLIDATYKDGHTLSDDEISGLLIGLLLAGQHTSSTTSAWMTFFLARDKELQERCYAEQKAVCGEDLPPLEFDQLKDLGLLDRCVKETLRLRPPIMTMMRMARSPQSVAGYTIPAGHQVCVSPTVNQRLPDTWTERDQFSPDRFLSESAASGEKFAYVPFGAGRHRCIGENFAYVQLKTILSTMMRAYEFDLVDGYFPTINFTTMIHTPHNPVIRYRSRAH, from the exons ATGGCTGCTCCTTTGTATCAGATGTTGTTCGGGGACACCGTGGGGAAGATGAGCGATAACTTGACGTCGGTGTTCCTGGCTGTCTCGGTGATCACCCTGGCACTAGGATACCTTTCTAAGATGATGCTGCAGCAGTCGACTTCCGACCCTAATGTG AAATACCCACCTTACATCCCCTCTCGTATTCCGTTCCTGGGACAAGCGGTGGCGTTCGGCAAAAGCCCGATTGAGTTCCTTGAAAAGGCATATGAAAAA TACGGGTCCGTGGTTAGTTTCACCATGGTGGGGAAGACGTTCACCTTCCTGCTGGGAAGCGACGCCGCGTCTCTGATGTTCAACAGCAAGAACGAGGACCTGAGCGCCGAGGACGTTTACTCCAAGATCACCACCCCGGTGTTTGGCAAGGGGGTGGCCTACGACGTCCCCAACCCC ATCTTTCTGGAACAAAAAAAGATGTTAAAGACGGGTCTGAACATTGCCCAGTTCAAAAAACACGTGTCTCTCATCGAGGATGAGACCGTGGAGTACATGAAGAGATGGGGAGACAGCGGAGAGACAA accTGTTTGTAGCCCTGTCTGAGCTGATCATCCTGACGGCCAGCAGCTGTCTCCATGGGAAAGAGATCCGCAGCATGCTGGATGAGAAGGTGGCCCAGCTGTACTGCGACCTGGACGGGGGCTTCAGCCACGAGGCCTGGCTGCTGCCCAGCTGGCTGCCGCTGCCCAGCTTCAG GAAGAGGGACCGGGCTCACAGGGAGATCAAGAGCATGTTCTTCAAGGCCATCCAGAAACGCAGGAACTCCAGTGAGAAGGGCGATGACTTCCTGCAGACCCTCATCGACGCAACCTACAA AGACGGCCACACCCTGAGCGACGACGAGATATCAGGCTTGCTGATTGGTCTGCTGTTGGCGGGCCagcacacctcctccaccaccagtgCCTGGATGACCTTCTTCCTGGCCCGGGACAAGGAGCTACAGGAGCGCTGTTACGCTGAGCAGAAGGCCGTGTGCGGAGAGGACCTGCCCCCACTGGAGTTCGACCAG CTGAAGGACCTCGGCCTGTTGGACCGCTGTGTGAAGGAGACCCTGAGGCTCCGCCCCCCCATTATGACCATGATGCGGATGGCTCGCTCACCACAG AGTGTGGCGGGCTACACCATCCCGGCGGGCCACCAGGTGTGCGTCTCCCCCACCGTCAACCAGCGGCTGCCCGACACGTGGACGGAGCGCGACCAGTTCAGCCCCGACCGCTTCCTCAGCGAGAGCGCCGCCAGCGGCGAGAAGTTTGCCTACGTGCCCTTCGGCGCCG GTCGCCATCGCTGCATCGGTGAAAACTTTGCGTACGTGCAGCTGAAGACCATCCTGTCGACCATGATGCGCGCGTATGAGTTTGACCTGGTGGACGGCTACTTCCCCACCATCAACTTCACCACCATGATCCACACGCCACACAACCCCGTCATCAGATACCGCAGCCGGGCGCACTGA